GCAATTCACAGCTGGGGTCCGATGAGGACCTAAGCATTGGCCCATCcgaggacgacgaggacgacgctgacgacgccgacgacgaggatgacgacgacgacgaggacgactaCCAGTCGAGCGTACAGATCATAGAGATCCTTAAGACTCCCATGGGAGTCGCAAAAGTGACCCGCGATAGGTCTGAGATCAATATGCGAAAGAAGCGTTGGGAGGACAAACTGAACGCCTACAAGGGACTGGTGGAACGCAACCACGAGCTGCACGCGATCTACGAGGAGAACCGACTTGCAGTAGCCACAGGGGTAAGTGCTTCTTCGGATTGTCCTCCTGAAACCCATCTAAAGCCAGGGAGCCTTCCTGCAGCTTGCTGAGGTTACCAGAGAAATGGACGAGTTGGGCTGCTGGCCCGATGGTGTCCCGGAGGGTCCAGGGGACGGCGCGGATCGGAACGAAATGGCGTAAGTTTCATCAAAAGAgaactgagagagagagactgaatTGAAATGTTTAATCCTTTATCAGACTGGTCAAGGCAGATGAAAAGCTGAAGTCATTCCGAGATGTCTGCACTATTTGCTGAGCCATGAGCTCACTCTATATCCTCCCGGGgtgtttatatatttgttaATGTTGCACTGAGCttaagacacacacacaagacacTCCTTTAGGACAGCAATAAACTCATGCAAAACAAATCACATCTCATTGGATTGTCAGTATTGGACGGTAGATAGTAGGTTCGATGGGCTTAAAACAACGATACCGAACACCGTCAAGGGATGGAACTGAGTTGAAGTCCATCCCCGACAACGTTGGGCAGTAATCGGAAGAACGAGTTGGAGTTCTAGAGGAGGCTTTCACGGCAAATGGGAGAGAATCCCAGCCAGGCAACAATCCCAGTGCCATGACAATTCTGCCGCCCCGGACAAGCAATCAGGTCCTTCCTGGGACAATTACAAAAATTTAGATTATGGTTTTTTGTTAGCCACAAACAATGCAGCTTAACGGGGCGAGAGGCCAGGGGCACGGCGCTGATTGACAGGAAACAACGCCAACAagttgttggctgttgggGCCACAAACAAAGGGAGGCGGCGCCCGAGCTGTGACTGTGGatggggcaggagcaggaccagcaggagcaggagagaa
The sequence above is a segment of the Drosophila pseudoobscura strain MV-25-SWS-2005 chromosome X, UCI_Dpse_MV25, whole genome shotgun sequence genome. Coding sequences within it:
- the LOC6901489 gene encoding nucleolin-like — encoded protein: MNRNPEVCSARVGLEVLLDAEESESVRCRDTAVCPYVENSELARDKTPESPLEMSPSSSNPEISEKLQNSMSGSGKSTANGPDEDDSQLVCNSQLGSDEDLSIGPSEDDEDDADDADDEDDDDDEDDYQSSVQIIEILKTPMGVAKVTRDRSEINMRKKRWEDKLNAYKGLVERNHELHAIYEENRLAVATGLAEVTREMDELGCWPDGVPEGPGDGADRNEMALVKADEKLKSFRDVCTIC